The following proteins are encoded in a genomic region of Thioclava nitratireducens:
- the xdhC gene encoding xanthine dehydrogenase accessory protein XdhC translates to MSLDPAALARAAERGPFTRVVVARAQGSTPREDGAEMLVWADHVEGTIGGGALEFSAIAKARGGLTGVEKIPLGPAMNQCCGGAVVLGYERMDRNTVAQITGDWHARPLTPGAPEPLAVTRALARARDRGEAPPLLVETWLIERVAPPATPVWIWGAGHVGRALIGALAPLPGLALFWADSGSERFPETLPEGVTPLIAENPADLVSLAPTEARHFVLTYSHALDLELCHRLLAHGVGGLGLIGSDSKWVRFRKRLAALGHSDAQISRIACPIGDPTLGKHPQAIALGVATGLVKELNAAKVATGKGKRAG, encoded by the coding sequence ATGAGTCTGGATCCCGCAGCCCTCGCCCGCGCGGCGGAACGCGGACCGTTCACCCGCGTGGTGGTCGCGCGCGCCCAAGGCTCAACCCCGCGCGAAGACGGGGCGGAGATGCTGGTCTGGGCGGATCACGTCGAGGGCACGATCGGTGGCGGCGCGCTGGAATTCTCCGCCATCGCAAAGGCGCGGGGCGGGCTGACTGGGGTCGAGAAAATCCCGCTCGGCCCGGCCATGAACCAGTGTTGCGGCGGGGCCGTGGTGCTGGGCTACGAGCGGATGGACCGGAACACCGTCGCGCAGATTACAGGCGATTGGCACGCGCGCCCGCTGACGCCGGGCGCGCCCGAGCCGCTGGCCGTCACCCGCGCGCTGGCTCGCGCCCGGGATCGCGGCGAGGCACCGCCGCTGCTGGTGGAGACCTGGCTGATCGAGCGGGTCGCACCACCCGCCACCCCGGTCTGGATCTGGGGCGCGGGCCATGTCGGGCGCGCGCTGATCGGTGCGCTCGCCCCCCTGCCCGGCCTCGCACTTTTCTGGGCCGATAGCGGGTCCGAGAGGTTTCCCGAGACACTCCCCGAGGGCGTCACGCCACTGATCGCAGAGAACCCGGCTGATCTTGTCTCTCTAGCCCCGACCGAAGCGCGCCATTTCGTGCTGACCTATTCACATGCGCTCGACCTCGAACTCTGCCACCGGCTGCTCGCTCACGGGGTCGGCGGGCTCGGCCTGATCGGATCGGACAGCAAATGGGTTCGCTTCCGCAAACGTCTTGCCGCCCTCGGTCATTCGGATGCACAAATTTCACGCATTGCCTGCCCGATAGGCGATCCGACCTTAGGGAAGCATCCTCAAGCCATTGCTCTTGGGGTCGCGACCGGGCTAGTGAAGGAGCTGAACGCCGCGAAGGTGGCGACGGGGAAAGGGAAACGCGCCGGGTGA
- a CDS encoding ABC transporter ATP-binding protein: MTELLKIDGLTKAYPGVVANDGVGFSVRPGEVHALLGENGAGKSTLVKMIYGLVKPDSGTMHFAGQPFAPADPRAARAAGVAMVFQHFSLFEALNVAENVALGMENPPPMRQLAKRIREISTAYGLPLDPARLVGDLSAGERQRVEIVRCLLQDPKLLIMDEPTSVLTPQEVEILFHTLRKLSAEGTAILYISHKLEEIRTLCEGATILRGGKVVASCNPSEKTARELAELMVGAELKVTDRAERKLGDVVLKVDGLSLAPMSQFGPSLKDLSFELRAGEVLGIGGVAGNGQEELLATLSGERPSAPGTVSLMGEDISGLGPNPRRAKGMLAAPEERLGHAAVPAMSLTENAILTGTMRKPLTRNGFVDQGAAKTFADEIIQAFDVRTPGAHVAARALSGGNLQKYVIGREVLQNPAVLVVNQPTWGVDAAAAASIRQALLDLAAKGAAVIAISQDLDELMEISDRFSALNEGRLSASRPTQGLTIEEIGMMLGGAHGMQEAAV; encoded by the coding sequence GTGACGGAGCTGCTCAAGATCGACGGGCTGACGAAAGCCTATCCTGGGGTCGTGGCCAACGATGGCGTCGGCTTCTCGGTGCGTCCGGGCGAAGTGCACGCCCTGCTGGGCGAGAACGGCGCCGGCAAATCGACGCTGGTGAAAATGATCTACGGGCTCGTGAAGCCCGATTCCGGCACGATGCATTTCGCCGGCCAACCCTTCGCGCCAGCCGATCCACGCGCGGCGCGGGCCGCAGGCGTCGCGATGGTGTTCCAGCATTTCTCACTCTTCGAGGCGCTGAACGTCGCCGAGAACGTGGCGCTCGGCATGGAAAACCCGCCGCCGATGCGCCAACTCGCCAAACGTATCCGCGAGATTTCCACCGCCTATGGCCTGCCGCTGGACCCTGCCCGTCTGGTCGGAGACCTCTCCGCGGGCGAGCGTCAGCGCGTCGAGATCGTGCGCTGCCTGCTGCAGGACCCGAAGCTTCTGATCATGGACGAGCCGACCTCGGTTCTGACGCCGCAGGAGGTGGAAATCCTGTTCCACACGCTGCGCAAGCTCTCCGCCGAGGGCACCGCGATCCTCTATATCAGCCACAAGCTCGAGGAAATCCGCACGCTTTGCGAAGGCGCGACCATCCTGCGCGGCGGCAAGGTGGTGGCAAGCTGCAACCCGAGCGAAAAGACCGCGCGCGAACTGGCCGAGCTGATGGTCGGTGCGGAGTTGAAAGTGACCGACCGAGCCGAGCGCAAACTGGGCGATGTGGTGCTGAAGGTCGATGGGCTGTCGCTGGCGCCGATGTCGCAATTCGGTCCGTCGCTGAAGGATCTCAGCTTCGAGCTGCGCGCGGGCGAGGTGCTTGGCATCGGCGGCGTCGCAGGCAACGGTCAGGAGGAATTGCTGGCGACCCTGTCGGGAGAACGGCCCTCCGCCCCCGGCACCGTCAGCCTGATGGGCGAAGACATCTCCGGCCTCGGGCCGAATCCACGCCGCGCGAAGGGGATGCTGGCGGCCCCCGAGGAAAGGCTCGGCCATGCCGCCGTTCCCGCGATGAGCCTGACGGAGAATGCGATTCTCACCGGGACAATGCGCAAGCCGCTGACCCGCAACGGCTTCGTAGATCAGGGTGCGGCGAAAACCTTCGCCGACGAGATCATTCAAGCCTTCGACGTGCGCACCCCCGGCGCGCATGTGGCCGCCCGGGCGCTGTCGGGCGGAAACCTGCAGAAATACGTGATCGGCCGCGAAGTGCTGCAAAACCCCGCCGTGTTGGTCGTGAACCAGCCGACATGGGGTGTCGATGCCGCCGCCGCAGCGTCGATTCGGCAAGCGCTGCTCGATCTGGCCGCGAAAGGGGCTGCGGTGATCGCGATCAGCCAGGACCTCGATGAGCTTATGGAAATCTCCGACCGCTTCTCGGCACTGAACGAAGGCCGCCTGAGCGCCTCGCGCCCGACGCAGGGGCTGACGATCGAAGAGATCGGCATGATGCTCGGTGGCGCGCACGGGATGCAGGAGGCTGCGGTATGA
- a CDS encoding ABC transporter permease — protein sequence MITLVRRPTPSRFWSYATPILAVIATMIAGGILFAMLGKHPVEAIRVIFWDPLFGGNAAYFRGQLLVKAGPLILIACGLAVGFRAGIWNIGAEGQYIMGALFSAWLALKMYPAESHWLFPVMIVLGALGGFLWAMIPAVLKVLFGTSEILVSLMLVYVAENLLAYMAFGPLKNPEGFGFPGSRNLQDYPSAFNHELIAGTGMHWGVVAALIAVIFTYGLMHRHITGFRIRVAGEAPRAARFAGVMPARLVILGLGMGGAFAGLAGMFEVSGPSGQITDSFNVGYGFTAIIVAFLGRLHPIGILLAGLLMALTYIGGDMAQLMLGLPSAAIQVFQGMLLFFLLAFDVLTNFRIRFGRVAA from the coding sequence ATGATCACTCTCGTCCGGCGCCCCACCCCGTCTCGCTTCTGGTCCTACGCCACACCGATCCTCGCCGTGATCGCCACCATGATCGCGGGCGGCATCCTGTTCGCGATGCTCGGCAAGCACCCGGTCGAGGCGATCCGCGTAATCTTCTGGGACCCGCTTTTCGGCGGCAACGCGGCCTATTTCCGTGGCCAGTTGCTGGTCAAGGCCGGGCCGCTGATCCTGATCGCCTGCGGGCTCGCCGTGGGCTTTCGCGCGGGCATCTGGAACATTGGCGCGGAGGGGCAATACATCATGGGCGCGCTGTTCTCGGCGTGGCTGGCGCTGAAGATGTACCCGGCCGAAAGCCACTGGCTGTTCCCGGTGATGATCGTGCTCGGCGCGCTTGGCGGCTTCCTCTGGGCAATGATCCCCGCGGTGCTGAAAGTGTTGTTCGGCACCTCTGAAATTCTCGTCTCGCTGATGCTGGTCTACGTGGCCGAGAACCTGCTGGCCTACATGGCCTTCGGGCCGCTCAAGAACCCCGAAGGCTTCGGCTTTCCCGGATCGCGCAACCTGCAGGACTACCCCTCTGCCTTCAACCACGAGCTGATCGCGGGCACAGGCATGCATTGGGGCGTCGTCGCGGCGCTGATCGCGGTGATCTTTACCTATGGGCTGATGCATCGCCACATCACCGGTTTCCGCATCCGCGTCGCAGGCGAGGCCCCGCGCGCCGCCCGCTTCGCAGGCGTGATGCCGGCGCGGCTGGTGATCCTCGGGCTTGGCATGGGCGGCGCCTTTGCGGGCCTCGCGGGCATGTTCGAAGTCTCCGGTCCCTCGGGTCAGATCACCGACAGCTTCAACGTGGGCTATGGCTTCACCGCAATCATCGTGGCCTTCTTGGGTCGCCTGCACCCGATCGGCATCCTGCTGGCGGGTCTGCTGATGGCGCTGACCTATATCGGCGGCGACATGGCGCAGTTGATGCTCGGCCTGCCCTCGGCGGCGATCCAGGTGTTTCAGGGGATGCTGCTGTTCTTCCTGCTGGCCTTCGATGTGCTGACCAACTTCCGCATCCGTTTCGGGAGGGTCGCGGCATGA
- a CDS encoding ABC transporter permease, giving the protein MIVGGIDIITLTATLMGASTPVLLAATGELVAEKSGVLNLGVEGMMIMGAVAGFAAAVATGSPVLGFLMGAIAGALLATLFAFLTQKLLSNQVATGLALTLFGLGLSALIGKGYEGVRPPATPKIDFGPLSDIPVLGRILFSHDWIVYLSLILVAVVWYVLRSTRMGLILRSVGESHDAAHALGYRVVAVRFAALAFGGALAGLGGAYLSLVRVPQWTEGMTAGAGWIALAIVVFASWRPWRVLLGAYLFGGITALQLQLQAAGYAIPVHILSMAPYVITIVVLVILSAIHRHGVQAAPASLGKSFHASS; this is encoded by the coding sequence ATGATCGTGGGCGGCATCGACATCATCACCCTGACGGCGACTCTGATGGGCGCGTCGACCCCGGTTTTGCTAGCGGCCACCGGAGAATTGGTGGCCGAGAAATCGGGCGTGCTGAACCTCGGCGTCGAGGGGATGATGATCATGGGCGCGGTCGCGGGCTTTGCTGCCGCCGTCGCCACCGGAAGCCCGGTTCTGGGCTTCCTGATGGGGGCGATTGCCGGCGCTTTGCTGGCGACGCTCTTCGCCTTTCTGACGCAGAAGCTGCTGTCGAACCAGGTCGCGACCGGCCTTGCACTGACGCTGTTCGGACTTGGCCTGAGCGCGCTGATCGGAAAGGGCTATGAGGGCGTGCGGCCGCCCGCGACGCCGAAGATCGATTTCGGGCCGCTCTCGGATATTCCGGTGCTGGGCCGCATCCTGTTCTCGCATGACTGGATCGTTTATCTCTCGCTGATCCTCGTCGCCGTGGTCTGGTACGTGCTGCGCTCAACCCGCATGGGGCTGATCCTGCGCTCGGTGGGCGAAAGTCATGACGCAGCACACGCGTTGGGATACCGCGTCGTCGCCGTCCGCTTTGCCGCGTTGGCCTTCGGCGGGGCGCTGGCCGGTCTGGGCGGTGCCTATCTCAGCCTCGTGCGCGTGCCGCAATGGACCGAAGGCATGACCGCTGGCGCGGGCTGGATCGCGCTCGCCATCGTGGTCTTCGCAAGCTGGCGGCCGTGGCGCGTGCTGCTCGGCGCCTATCTCTTCGGCGGCATCACTGCGCTGCAATTGCAGCTGCAGGCCGCGGGCTACGCGATCCCGGTGCATATCCTGTCGATGGCCCCCTACGTCATCACCATCGTGGTGCTGGTCATCCTCTCCGCCATTCACCGCCACGGCGTGCAGGCCGCCCCTGCCAGCCTCGGCAAGTCTTTCCACGCCTCGAGCTGA
- a CDS encoding BMP family ABC transporter substrate-binding protein, producing MNRRSFLKTTAATAVVAGAGVPAFAADEPLKVGFIYVGPVGDMGWSYQHDQGRQAIEEKYGDKVKTSFIENVPEGPDAERALTQLALDGNKLIFATSFGFMDAVVNVAKKFPDVKFEHATGYKLADNLATYDAKFYQGRAIQGTIGGRMTKTNKIGYIGSFPIPEVYQGINAAYLAAKKVNPDVEMKVVWAYSWFDPAKEADAAAALIADGVDVLLQHTDSTAPQAKAQEAGNVITFGQASDMSSFAPMPRVSSTIDNWAPYYIERVGAVMDGTWKSEATWGGIDSGMVKIGEISSAVPDDVKKEALQLKDDIASGKVHPFAGPLNKQDGSEFLKAGDVATDDQLHSMTFYVEGITAEPPK from the coding sequence ATGAACCGCAGATCCTTTTTGAAAACCACCGCCGCCACGGCCGTTGTCGCGGGCGCAGGCGTCCCGGCTTTCGCCGCTGACGAGCCGCTGAAAGTCGGCTTCATCTATGTCGGCCCCGTCGGCGACATGGGGTGGTCCTACCAGCACGACCAGGGTCGTCAGGCGATCGAAGAGAAATACGGCGACAAGGTGAAAACCTCGTTCATCGAGAACGTGCCGGAAGGTCCCGATGCCGAGCGCGCGCTGACCCAGCTTGCGCTGGACGGCAACAAGCTGATCTTCGCGACCTCCTTCGGCTTCATGGACGCGGTCGTGAACGTCGCCAAGAAATTCCCCGACGTGAAATTCGAGCACGCCACCGGCTACAAGCTCGCCGACAACCTCGCGACCTATGACGCGAAGTTCTACCAAGGTCGCGCCATTCAGGGCACGATCGGCGGTCGCATGACCAAGACCAACAAGATCGGCTATATCGGCTCCTTCCCGATCCCGGAGGTCTATCAGGGCATCAACGCCGCCTACCTCGCGGCGAAGAAGGTGAACCCGGACGTCGAGATGAAAGTCGTCTGGGCCTATTCGTGGTTCGACCCGGCGAAAGAGGCCGACGCGGCCGCAGCCCTGATCGCCGATGGGGTGGACGTGCTGCTGCAGCACACCGACTCGACCGCGCCGCAGGCGAAAGCTCAGGAAGCGGGCAACGTCATCACCTTCGGTCAGGCCTCGGACATGTCGTCCTTCGCGCCGATGCCGCGCGTCTCCTCGACCATCGACAACTGGGCGCCCTATTACATCGAACGCGTCGGCGCCGTCATGGACGGCACCTGGAAATCGGAAGCCACCTGGGGCGGCATCGACAGCGGCATGGTGAAGATCGGCGAGATCTCCTCGGCGGTGCCGGACGACGTCAAGAAAGAGGCGCTGCAGCTCAAGGACGACATCGCCTCGGGCAAGGTCCATCCCTTCGCGGGTCCGCTCAACAAGCAGGACGGCAGCGAATTCCTCAAGGCAGGCGATGTCGCGACCGACGACCAGCTTCATTCGATGACCTTCTATGTCGAGGGCATTACCGCGGAACCGCCGAAGTAA
- a CDS encoding NAD(P)/FAD-dependent oxidoreductase gives MAHIVVLGAGLGGAIMAYELRDQVRKEDEITVITKDPKYHFVPSNPWVAVGWRDRKDITVDLEPTMKKKNIKFIPVAAKRLHPDDNKVELEDGREISYDYIVLATGPELAFDEIEGLGPDGFTHSVCHIDHAEEAGTAFKRFCENPGPIIVGAVQGASCFGPAYEFAFILDTALRRAKIRDQVPITFVTSEPYVGHLGLDGVGDTKGLLESEMRNKHMKWMVSSRVKKVEDGVMHVEEIADDGSIKAAHELPFKYAMMLPPFRGIPAVMGLDGLVNPRGFVIVDKHQRNPKYPNVFGIGVGIAIPPMGPTPVPCGVPKTGFMIESMVTATAHNLGNIVRGKEPDETGTWNAICLADFGDSGIAFVAQPQLPPRNVNWSSQGKWVHLAKIGFEKYFLRKLRKGTSEPFYEKTAMKMLGIDKLKAVKKTH, from the coding sequence ATGGCACATATCGTGGTACTTGGCGCGGGTCTTGGCGGCGCCATCATGGCTTATGAATTGCGTGACCAGGTCCGCAAGGAAGACGAGATCACCGTCATCACCAAGGACCCGAAGTATCACTTCGTGCCCTCGAACCCCTGGGTCGCCGTCGGTTGGCGCGACCGCAAGGACATCACCGTCGATCTCGAACCGACGATGAAGAAAAAGAACATCAAGTTCATCCCGGTCGCGGCCAAGCGCCTGCATCCCGATGACAACAAGGTCGAGCTGGAGGATGGCCGCGAGATTTCCTACGATTACATCGTCCTCGCCACCGGCCCGGAACTGGCCTTCGACGAGATCGAGGGGCTCGGCCCTGACGGCTTCACGCATTCGGTCTGTCACATCGATCACGCCGAGGAGGCCGGCACCGCCTTCAAACGCTTCTGCGAAAATCCCGGCCCGATCATCGTGGGTGCAGTGCAGGGGGCCTCGTGCTTCGGCCCGGCCTATGAATTCGCCTTCATCCTCGACACTGCGCTGCGGCGCGCGAAGATCCGCGATCAGGTGCCGATCACCTTCGTCACCTCCGAGCCCTATGTCGGCCATCTCGGTCTTGATGGTGTGGGCGACACCAAGGGCCTTCTCGAATCCGAAATGCGCAACAAGCACATGAAGTGGATGGTCTCGAGCCGTGTGAAGAAGGTCGAGGACGGCGTGATGCATGTCGAGGAAATCGCCGATGACGGCTCGATCAAGGCCGCCCACGAATTGCCGTTCAAATACGCGATGATGCTGCCACCCTTCCGTGGCATCCCGGCGGTCATGGGGCTGGACGGTCTCGTCAACCCGCGCGGCTTCGTCATCGTCGACAAGCACCAGCGCAACCCGAAATATCCGAACGTCTTCGGCATCGGCGTCGGCATCGCGATCCCGCCCATGGGGCCGACCCCGGTACCCTGCGGCGTGCCGAAAACCGGCTTCATGATCGAGTCGATGGTCACCGCCACCGCGCATAACCTAGGCAATATCGTGCGCGGCAAAGAACCCGACGAGACCGGCACCTGGAACGCGATCTGTCTGGCCGATTTCGGTGACAGTGGCATTGCCTTCGTGGCCCAACCTCAGCTTCCGCCGCGAAACGTCAACTGGTCGAGCCAGGGCAAATGGGTCCACCTCGCCAAGATCGGGTTCGAGAAATATTTCCTGCGCAAGCTGCGCAAGGGCACCTCGGAGCCGTTCTACGAGAAGACCGCGATGAAGATGCTCGGCATCGACAAGTTGAAGGCCGTGAAGAAGACTCACTGA
- a CDS encoding OmpA family protein: MKTLKTTTALVAGLAALSPAILPFSALAQDSNTAAAECVAKAVADGTPMEQAKADCEANAANADGSAEAAAGTDPANADAPMSDSEADQAAKAAIEGAAPPSEQDPAASSDTPSASAKAAVEGGADVTTQSGTTGTDANADAAAAATTDTDTATNADTSAEPDAAASTDAQPEAAAPAESDRAATANGEGTTSADTTATTDGSATAATDGSTGATADGSTDATADGSTAAEGQTNAEATDTMSPDTTSQDAPAPVTDTTENAMQNSADQPESTATAEPEAKPAGETSTDTTSDTQVVQEGNGGSGSDVEPKVVQPKEATTADSTNADANTTDAASADASAEAQTDQQANTQDSSTAEATKLLENALTDTKAAIQGEAVQNEALNAPADSTDTTNATEETVTEDTARSASEDFSTTVDAKPDAQAQATAQTDSTKKKKDGLSTLETAALSGLGALAVGAILNNGSKVAVNSGDRVVVQQPDGSYQLVKDDNALLRQPGSKIRTQDYADGSSRTIVTKPDGSQIVTVYDAQRRILKRTLVQPDGTQYLLVNDAQGADPVDVSALPKPKPVATVSSSNEQALREALTRQSGVDRTFTLSQVRNITPVRELAPAITVENINFETGSAAIQPDQAQALSALGQAIQQRIDENPRELFLVEGHTDAVGSAAYNLALSDRRAESVALALSEYFDVPAENLVVQGYGEQDLKVQTEGPSEANRRAVVRRITDLLRTASN, translated from the coding sequence ATGAAGACGTTGAAGACGACCACTGCGCTCGTTGCCGGCCTTGCCGCGCTGAGCCCGGCGATCCTGCCGTTCAGTGCGCTTGCCCAGGACAGTAACACCGCCGCTGCGGAATGCGTTGCGAAAGCAGTCGCAGACGGCACCCCGATGGAGCAGGCGAAAGCCGATTGCGAGGCCAATGCGGCGAATGCCGACGGCTCCGCCGAAGCCGCCGCAGGCACCGATCCGGCGAATGCAGATGCGCCGATGTCCGACAGCGAAGCCGATCAGGCTGCGAAAGCGGCGATCGAAGGCGCCGCCCCGCCCTCCGAACAGGACCCGGCCGCGAGCAGTGACACCCCCAGCGCCAGCGCGAAAGCCGCAGTCGAAGGCGGCGCGGATGTGACCACTCAATCCGGGACCACGGGCACCGATGCCAACGCCGACGCGGCCGCTGCCGCGACGACCGATACCGATACGGCCACGAATGCAGATACGTCTGCCGAGCCCGACGCCGCCGCATCGACCGATGCGCAGCCCGAGGCCGCGGCGCCCGCCGAGTCCGACAGGGCCGCGACCGCGAACGGCGAGGGCACGACTTCAGCCGATACGACCGCGACGACCGACGGGTCCGCGACCGCCGCGACCGATGGCTCGACCGGCGCGACGGCTGACGGTTCGACCGACGCCACCGCTGACGGTTCGACTGCTGCAGAAGGCCAGACGAATGCCGAGGCGACGGATACCATGAGCCCCGACACCACCTCGCAGGACGCCCCTGCCCCTGTGACCGACACCACCGAAAACGCCATGCAGAACTCGGCGGATCAGCCGGAGAGCACCGCGACGGCTGAACCCGAGGCGAAACCCGCTGGCGAGACCTCGACCGATACCACCTCCGACACTCAGGTCGTGCAGGAGGGCAATGGCGGATCGGGTTCCGACGTCGAGCCGAAGGTGGTCCAGCCGAAAGAGGCGACGACCGCAGATTCGACGAACGCCGACGCGAACACCACCGATGCGGCGAGTGCTGACGCGAGTGCCGAGGCGCAAACGGATCAACAGGCGAACACGCAGGACAGCTCGACCGCCGAGGCGACGAAGCTGCTCGAGAACGCGCTGACAGACACCAAGGCCGCGATCCAGGGCGAGGCTGTGCAGAACGAGGCGCTCAACGCACCGGCCGACAGCACCGACACCACCAATGCCACCGAAGAAACGGTGACCGAGGACACTGCACGCAGCGCCTCGGAAGACTTCTCGACCACGGTCGACGCCAAGCCCGACGCACAGGCGCAGGCCACGGCCCAGACCGATTCGACGAAGAAGAAAAAGGACGGCCTGAGCACGCTCGAAACCGCAGCGCTCTCCGGTCTCGGTGCGCTCGCCGTGGGAGCGATCCTGAACAACGGTTCGAAAGTAGCCGTGAATTCGGGCGACCGCGTCGTGGTGCAGCAGCCCGACGGATCCTATCAGTTGGTGAAGGACGATAACGCGCTTCTGCGTCAGCCTGGGTCGAAGATTCGCACGCAGGACTACGCGGACGGCTCGTCGCGCACGATCGTGACCAAGCCGGACGGCAGCCAGATCGTCACCGTCTATGACGCGCAGCGCCGAATCCTCAAGCGGACGTTGGTCCAGCCCGACGGGACGCAATACCTGCTGGTCAATGACGCGCAGGGCGCAGACCCTGTAGATGTCTCGGCGCTCCCCAAGCCCAAGCCCGTCGCGACGGTGTCTTCCAGCAACGAACAGGCACTGCGCGAAGCGCTGACCCGCCAGAGTGGCGTCGACCGTACCTTCACGCTTTCGCAGGTGCGCAACATCACCCCGGTCCGCGAACTCGCGCCCGCAATTACGGTCGAGAACATCAACTTCGAGACTGGTTCGGCAGCGATCCAGCCGGATCAAGCGCAGGCCCTCTCGGCTCTGGGACAGGCGATCCAACAGCGCATCGACGAGAACCCGCGTGAGTTGTTCCTCGTGGAAGGCCATACCGACGCCGTCGGCAGCGCCGCCTACAACCTTGCGCTCTCGGACCGTCGCGCGGAATCGGTCGCGCTGGCACTGAGCGAGTATTTCGACGTGCCCGCCGAGAACCTCGTGGTGCAGGGCTATGGCGAACAGGACCTGAAAGTGCAGACCGAAGGCCCCTCGGAAGCCAACCGCCGTGCCGTCGTGCGCCGGATCACCGATCTTCTGCGCACCGCCTCGAACTAA